In Silene latifolia isolate original U9 population chromosome 3, ASM4854445v1, whole genome shotgun sequence, a single window of DNA contains:
- the LOC141649847 gene encoding uncharacterized protein LOC141649847 gives MASSAIYHARSISLPSRPHPVAEQLDEQLSRLRSSQSTSTSSSSVSNALNGLKDLYSSVDEFLQLPLNQQNLSQTQSTTLVDHVLDGSLRLLDICSASRDALQLSRERLQDVQSALRRRCSGELSITSEAIEYLNARRSVKKAMKKCLKNLKLANEIKDEANVSVTLLKDVQAVTADTFQSLVSYISGSRKSGWSVVAKLITKNNNKEVATSSEFEAVDATLNSFICQKKSGITSSQIENLRSQMLKLETEIQDVDEALECLFRNLIKTRATLLNIFSY, from the coding sequence atggCTTCTTCAGCAATTTACCATGCTCGTTCAATCAGTTTACCATCCAGGCCTCATCCTGTTGCAGAGCAACTCGATGAGCAGTTGAGCCGATTGAGGTCATCTCAATCTACATCTACTTCTTCATCATCCGTGAGCAACGCTCTAAACGGCCTAAAAGATTTGTATTCCTCTGTTGATGAATTTCTTCAACTACCCCTTAATCAGCAAAACCTATCTCAAACCCAAAGCACTACATTGGTTGACCATGTGTTAGATGGATCCCTAAGGCTCCTAGACATTTGCAGTGCATCTAGAGACGCACTCCAATTGTCTAGGGAACGCCTCCAAGATGTACAGTCAGCCCTCCGAAGAAGGTGCAGTGGCGAATTAAGTATCACCAGTGAGGCTATTGAGTATTTGAACGCACGAAGATCAGTCAAGAAAGCCATGAAGAAGTGCTTGAAAAATCTGAAACTAGCAAATGAAATAAAAGACGAGGCTAATGTATCAGTCACCTTGCTAAAAGATGTTCAGGCAGTGACAGCTGATACATTCCAGTCCTTGGTGTCTTACATTTCTGGTTCACGGAAAAGTGGATGGTCAGTTGTCGCAAAATTGATCACCAAGAATAACAACAAAGAAGTGGCAACCAGCAGTGAATTTGAGGCTGTTGATGCAACTCTCAACTCATTCATCTGTCAGAAGAAAAGCGGGATTACTTCATCGCAAATAGAGAATTTGAGAAGTCAGATGTTGAAATTAGAGACAGAAATCCAAGATGTTGATGAAGCATTAGAGTGTTTGTTTAGGAATCTTATTAAAACTAGAGCAACTCTTCTCAACATCTTTAGTTACTAG